One Calditrichia bacterium DNA window includes the following coding sequences:
- a CDS encoding PorV/PorQ family protein: MKLKVNKCQWSSAIMVVFIVLLAVAGSTVFAQGNSDKNGTTAAQFLKIGVGARPMAMSGAFAAQADDAYSMYWNPAGITKVNRVTLSGVQTSWFADVEHQFLGIVLPVDASSSIGFYGIFLNMDPIQITTIDDPHGTGEFYEASDLAIGVTYARRPVDFLSLGISAKFIHQQIHNETASTFAFDVGSILDIPWHGMKLGMNFSNFGGRLKLNGRDLIKEFDLNPDNTLNTGVETRLATQGWDLPVNFRVGISTDLVGGDAAFVQNETNRITFSMDGNHPGDAAEYLNFGLEYSFNEILQLRGGYRANRDLEKFFYGVGLNIPTGGTSSFTFDYALASYGELDYVHIFAGSISL, translated from the coding sequence ATGAAATTGAAAGTTAACAAGTGTCAATGGTCATCGGCAATAATGGTTGTTTTTATTGTGCTGCTTGCCGTTGCAGGATCAACGGTTTTTGCGCAGGGTAACAGCGACAAAAATGGCACAACCGCAGCGCAATTCCTGAAAATCGGCGTCGGTGCGCGACCGATGGCGATGAGCGGCGCGTTCGCTGCGCAGGCGGATGACGCATACAGCATGTACTGGAATCCGGCGGGTATCACTAAAGTGAATCGCGTGACGCTATCCGGTGTGCAAACCAGCTGGTTCGCGGATGTCGAGCACCAGTTTCTGGGTATCGTGCTGCCGGTGGACGCATCGTCGTCAATTGGATTTTATGGCATTTTTTTAAATATGGACCCGATCCAGATTACCACCATCGACGATCCGCACGGCACCGGCGAATTTTACGAAGCCAGCGATCTGGCGATCGGCGTTACCTATGCCCGTCGTCCGGTGGATTTTTTGTCGCTGGGCATCAGTGCGAAATTTATTCACCAGCAAATCCACAACGAAACCGCCTCCACGTTTGCGTTCGATGTCGGCAGCATTTTGGATATTCCCTGGCACGGCATGAAACTCGGCATGAATTTCTCCAATTTTGGCGGCAGGCTGAAGCTCAACGGCCGCGATCTGATCAAGGAATTTGACCTGAACCCGGACAACACGCTCAACACCGGTGTGGAAACGCGACTGGCAACGCAGGGTTGGGATTTACCTGTGAATTTCCGGGTTGGCATTTCCACCGATCTGGTCGGCGGCGATGCGGCGTTTGTGCAAAATGAAACCAATCGCATTACCTTTTCGATGGACGGTAACCACCCCGGCGACGCGGCGGAATATCTCAACTTTGGGCTGGAATATTCATTCAACGAGATTTTGCAACTGCGCGGCGGCTATCGCGCCAACCGTGATCTCGAAAAATTTTTCTACGGTGTCGGGTTAAATATTCCCACCGGCGGCACCTCGTCGTTCACGTTCGATTATGCGCTGGCATCGTATGGCGAGCTGGACTACGTGCATATTTTCGCCGGCAGCATTTCGCTGTGA
- a CDS encoding TonB-dependent receptor translates to MLKKVINCLFLLMIAGSVFAGTTGKIVGTVSQQRDGEPLVGVNVAILELGMGAATDADGYFFITNVPPGSYTLQISYIGYQTVEYRNVNVSVDQTTEVRVPMQETTVQLENAITVVAERPLIQKDITSKRSVIDGSQIADKLPVSTLNEVLAIQSGVTRDEDGGIHIRGGRLGEVTYLVDGTYVRNPFDNSLGGNVDVEAIQEMEVISGTFNAEYGNALSGVVNIVTKEGSPEYKFKLQYESAQLNSSPYHQADWQLQLDDVKSLTPDQQSDFRDLVRSNGESAYRDFDLFDNSITGNIVGVDVAGKLNASVSGPVPGFGNNAHFFVAGTFRNEESPLPYGFELDRVLSSKLTVNILPTLKFQLNADWSTLWYQDYNHQYKYWQFFANSEPEIGSYPISRDLKTRFTGKITHTLSKSTFYNVSLSRIYNAERNYVPGRSVVTDPNTGELISSDYLTRGFYQGLDGSFQIGDVRYWRNTHSTTLDFDVDVISQMNRYNQVKTGIELRQHTIFRHRVGMPPREQLEFFEQKPVEFAAYLQDKIELSFLIVNLGLRFDMFDAKDTYFSDPGKILQTVTNSSGETSIITVPEENVPLRYKFSPRIGLAHPISATTVFHFAYGQFFQIPRYYDLYRNNGLDDLLANDPLIGNPGLEPEETTAFEAGIKQQLGADYALEVTAYYKDIDNLISSFYYFSGRDYTVFVNADYGRVQGVDVTLNKRYSNYFAGSLNYTLMIAQGNESDPLEGYTLYREDDAFLRPNRNFPLDFDRRHSFNVNLDIGLPRDFGPELGGFHPLGNLTANFLLRAASGLPYTPSSRNPDATIVPERNSARKPWVNQVDLRLNKRFNLFDADIDWYLRVENIFDHINVLRVWTQTGDPWDAGDTSIQSNDRQANPENVDIRRTVRTGIVFRF, encoded by the coding sequence ATGCTAAAAAAAGTTATCAACTGCCTGTTTTTGTTGATGATAGCCGGATCGGTCTTTGCCGGGACAACTGGTAAAATTGTCGGTACCGTTTCCCAACAACGCGATGGCGAGCCATTGGTTGGCGTAAATGTGGCCATTCTGGAATTGGGCATGGGCGCGGCAACCGATGCGGACGGCTACTTTTTTATCACGAATGTGCCGCCGGGCAGCTACACGCTGCAGATCAGCTACATCGGTTACCAGACCGTTGAATATCGCAACGTGAATGTGTCGGTGGATCAAACCACCGAAGTGCGGGTGCCGATGCAGGAAACCACCGTGCAACTAGAAAACGCGATCACCGTGGTGGCGGAACGTCCGCTGATCCAGAAAGACATCACCTCCAAACGCTCGGTGATCGACGGTTCCCAAATTGCCGACAAACTGCCAGTTTCCACCCTCAACGAGGTGCTGGCGATCCAGTCCGGCGTCACCCGCGATGAAGATGGCGGCATCCACATTCGCGGCGGTCGCCTCGGCGAAGTGACGTATTTGGTGGATGGCACCTACGTTCGCAATCCGTTCGACAACAGTCTCGGCGGCAATGTGGATGTGGAAGCGATTCAGGAAATGGAAGTTATTTCCGGCACCTTCAATGCGGAATATGGCAACGCACTTTCCGGCGTGGTGAACATTGTCACCAAAGAGGGCAGCCCGGAATACAAATTCAAGCTGCAATACGAATCGGCGCAGTTGAACAGCTCGCCCTATCATCAGGCGGACTGGCAGTTGCAACTGGACGATGTAAAATCGCTCACGCCCGATCAGCAATCCGATTTCCGCGATCTCGTGCGCAGCAATGGCGAATCCGCCTATCGCGATTTCGATCTGTTCGATAATTCGATCACCGGAAATATTGTCGGTGTGGATGTCGCCGGGAAATTGAACGCCAGCGTCAGCGGTCCGGTGCCGGGATTTGGCAACAACGCCCATTTTTTTGTCGCCGGAACGTTCCGCAATGAGGAAAGCCCGCTGCCCTACGGCTTCGAGCTGGATCGCGTGCTGTCATCCAAACTGACCGTCAATATTTTGCCGACGCTCAAATTCCAGTTGAACGCGGATTGGTCAACGCTGTGGTATCAGGATTACAATCACCAATACAAATATTGGCAATTTTTTGCGAACAGCGAACCGGAAATCGGCAGCTACCCGATCAGCCGCGACCTGAAAACCCGTTTCACCGGGAAAATTACCCACACGCTCTCGAAATCCACATTTTACAACGTGAGCCTCTCGCGAATTTACAACGCAGAGCGCAATTACGTGCCCGGACGCTCGGTGGTCACCGATCCGAACACCGGCGAGCTGATTTCCAGCGATTACCTCACGCGCGGATTTTATCAGGGATTGGACGGCAGTTTCCAGATTGGCGACGTGCGCTATTGGCGCAACACCCATTCCACCACGCTGGATTTCGATGTAGATGTGATCAGTCAGATGAACCGCTACAATCAGGTGAAAACCGGTATCGAGCTGCGGCAACACACCATTTTCCGGCATCGCGTAGGTATGCCGCCGCGCGAACAGTTGGAATTTTTCGAGCAAAAACCGGTCGAATTTGCGGCGTATTTGCAAGATAAAATCGAGCTGTCATTCCTGATTGTCAATCTCGGGCTACGTTTCGATATGTTCGATGCGAAAGACACTTATTTCAGCGATCCGGGGAAAATTTTGCAAACCGTTACCAACAGCAGCGGCGAAACCAGCATCATCACCGTGCCGGAAGAAAATGTGCCGCTTCGTTATAAGTTCAGTCCACGCATCGGTTTAGCGCACCCGATTTCCGCGACAACCGTGTTCCATTTCGCATACGGGCAGTTTTTCCAGATTCCGCGGTATTACGATTTGTATCGCAATAACGGGCTGGATGATTTGCTGGCGAACGATCCGCTGATCGGCAATCCGGGGCTGGAGCCGGAGGAAACTACTGCGTTCGAGGCAGGCATCAAACAGCAGCTCGGCGCCGATTACGCGCTTGAGGTGACCGCATATTACAAAGACATCGACAACCTGATTTCCAGCTTTTACTATTTTTCCGGCAGGGATTACACCGTGTTTGTGAATGCCGATTACGGTCGCGTGCAGGGTGTGGACGTTACACTGAACAAACGCTACAGCAACTACTTTGCGGGATCGTTGAACTACACGCTGATGATTGCGCAGGGCAACGAATCCGATCCGTTGGAAGGCTACACGCTCTATCGCGAGGACGATGCATTTTTGCGTCCGAACCGCAATTTCCCGCTGGATTTCGACCGGCGGCATAGCTTTAACGTCAATCTGGATATCGGATTGCCCCGTGATTTTGGCCCGGAACTTGGCGGATTTCATCCGTTGGGAAATCTCACCGCGAATTTCCTGCTCCGCGCTGCCAGCGGTTTGCCGTACACACCGTCGTCGCGAAATCCGGATGCGACCATCGTGCCGGAGCGCAACTCCGCCCGCAAACCGTGGGTGAATCAGGTGGATTTGCGGCTGAACAAACGTTTCAACCTGTTTGATGCGGATATTGATTGGTATCTGCGGGTTGAGAACATTTTCGATCACATCAACGTGCTGCGCGTATGGACGCAAACCGGCGATCCGTGGGATGCCGGCGATACCTCCATCCAGAGCAACGACCGGCAGGCGAACCCGGAAAACGTGGACATTCGCCGCACCGTTCGCACCGGTATCGTTTTCCGGTTTTAA